One part of the Teredinibacter purpureus genome encodes these proteins:
- a CDS encoding thermonuclease family protein — translation MKIGNLIIAACLAFSVSNAYALSGKVVRVLDGDTLIILTKDKEQVRIRLKEIDAPEKKQAFGTKSKNALIQMCAGKNAEIRVPELDRYKRTLGHVYCDGLYVNKELVKLGLAWVYRRYSKDPSMIVEETKSKTAKRGLWADSNPTPPWEYRRR, via the coding sequence ATGAAAATTGGAAATTTGATCATAGCGGCATGTTTAGCCTTTTCTGTTAGTAATGCATATGCACTATCCGGAAAGGTTGTGCGTGTTCTTGATGGTGATACCTTAATTATCTTAACGAAGGATAAAGAACAAGTACGAATCCGCTTAAAAGAAATAGATGCACCGGAGAAAAAACAGGCGTTTGGTACAAAATCAAAAAATGCCCTTATTCAAATGTGTGCCGGGAAAAATGCTGAAATCAGAGTGCCAGAATTGGATAGATACAAGCGGACGCTCGGGCATGTCTACTGTGATGGGTTGTATGTGAATAAAGAGCTCGTGAAACTCGGATTGGCATGGGTATATAGACGTTATTCCAAAGATCCATCCATGATAGTCGAAGAAACCAAGTCGAAGACTGCAAAACGAGGCTTGTGGGCTGATTCAAACCCGACACCCCCATGGGAATACAGGAGACGTTGA